From Candidatus Alcyoniella australis, one genomic window encodes:
- a CDS encoding L-rhamnose mutarotase → MKRVGFILKVRQEMLAEYKQKHEQVWPEMLEALSRQGWHNYSLFMHDDGLLFGYFEAQRDFQSALEGMASEEINARWQKTMAPFFEALDGRNPDQGMLELTEVFHLD, encoded by the coding sequence ATGAAACGGGTTGGGTTCATTCTGAAAGTTCGGCAGGAGATGCTCGCGGAGTACAAACAAAAGCACGAGCAGGTCTGGCCCGAGATGCTCGAAGCGCTAAGCCGTCAGGGCTGGCACAACTACTCGCTGTTCATGCACGACGACGGGCTGCTGTTCGGCTACTTCGAGGCGCAGCGCGACTTCCAATCAGCGCTGGAGGGCATGGCCAGTGAAGAGATCAACGCGCGCTGGCAAAAAACCATGGCCCCCTTTTTCGAGGCGCTGGACGGCCGCAACCCGGACCAGGGGATGCTCGAACTGACCGAGGTCTTTCACCTGGACTAA